Proteins encoded by one window of Candidatus Acidiferrales bacterium:
- the mutY gene encoding A/G-specific adenine glycosylase — protein MSDKRPPAFRRHLLAWFRRHQRALPWRATGDPYRIWVSEIMLQQTRVAVAVEYYARFLERFPTAKELARARASEVLRLWAGMGYYRRARQLHQAARVVVREHNGKFPDDFDLALALPGIGHYTAAAILSIAYDRRHAVVDGNVLRVLARLDARRGTLVPRHLEPRALALLPRRAPGEWNQAMMELGATVCLPRRPLCLLCPVASFCRARALGIQEEIPPGRRKREAVDILLAAALVRRGGRLLLIKQADGLFVNQWQFPAVELFPGEDVEGRLRAMLRDRCGLIASRVRALEPRRHAITFRRIRLLPFLITPARIPPSKPNWRWAREKEILSLVTSSAMKKMLETARSAGLWLE, from the coding sequence GTGAGCGATAAGCGCCCGCCTGCCTTTCGAAGACATTTGCTGGCCTGGTTCCGGCGCCACCAGCGTGCCCTGCCGTGGCGAGCGACGGGCGACCCGTACCGCATCTGGGTCTCCGAAATCATGCTCCAGCAGACGCGAGTCGCCGTCGCCGTCGAGTACTACGCTCGGTTCCTGGAGCGATTCCCCACGGCGAAGGAGCTGGCTCGGGCACGCGCATCGGAGGTGCTGCGCCTTTGGGCCGGAATGGGCTACTACCGCCGCGCCCGGCAATTGCACCAGGCGGCGCGGGTGGTCGTCCGAGAACACAACGGAAAATTTCCAGACGATTTCGACCTGGCGTTGGCCTTACCGGGAATCGGCCACTATACCGCCGCTGCCATTCTGAGCATCGCTTATGACCGTCGGCACGCTGTGGTGGACGGAAACGTCTTGAGGGTGCTGGCGCGGTTAGACGCCCGGCGCGGCACTCTGGTGCCGCGCCACCTTGAGCCGCGGGCGCTGGCACTCCTGCCCCGGCGCGCCCCCGGCGAGTGGAATCAGGCGATGATGGAGCTGGGGGCAACGGTGTGCCTGCCGCGGCGCCCGCTGTGCTTGCTTTGCCCCGTCGCGTCCTTTTGCCGGGCGCGCGCCCTCGGAATTCAGGAGGAGATTCCGCCCGGCCGCAGGAAACGCGAAGCGGTGGACATTTTGCTGGCAGCAGCTCTTGTGCGCCGGGGAGGCCGGCTCCTGCTCATCAAACAGGCTGATGGCCTCTTCGTGAACCAGTGGCAGTTCCCCGCCGTGGAGCTTTTCCCTGGCGAAGATGTGGAAGGCCGATTGCGCGCCATGCTTCGTGACCGTTGCGGCCTCATCGCCTCCCGGGTGCGCGCGCTCGAGCCGCGGCGCCATGCCATCACCTTTCGAAGAATCCGACTTCTTCCGTTTCTGATCACTCCGGCCCGCATCCCTCCGAGCAAACCCAACTGGCGTTGGGCAAGGGAGAAAGAAATTCTGTCGCTTGTCACGTCCTCGGCAATGAAAAAGATGCTGGAGACAGCCCGGAGCGCAGGTTTGTGGCTGGAATGA
- a CDS encoding type II toxin-antitoxin system VapC family toxin, whose translation MSRIFWDTNLFIYLFEDYDEVSQRVAALRKRMFARNDQLYTSTLTLGEVLVKPLEQKDEVLRRKYEGVLREVATLIPFDEEAARIYAMIRRDRSIKAPDAIQLACAAQARVDLFITNDDRLSERTIPGIQFLTSLERAFL comes from the coding sequence ATGAGCCGGATCTTCTGGGACACGAATCTCTTTATCTACCTGTTCGAAGATTACGACGAAGTTTCCCAACGCGTAGCCGCTTTGCGCAAGCGAATGTTCGCCCGCAACGACCAGCTCTATACCTCCACCCTGACACTCGGCGAGGTGTTGGTGAAACCCCTGGAACAAAAAGACGAAGTCCTGCGGCGAAAATACGAGGGCGTGCTTCGAGAAGTTGCCACTCTAATCCCATTCGATGAAGAGGCCGCTCGCATCTACGCGATGATCCGCCGCGACCGATCGATTAAAGCACCGGACGCAATCCAATTGGCTTGCGCGGCACAAGCGCGTGTCGATTTGTTCATCACCAACGACGATCGGTTGAGCGAACGAACCATTCCCGGAATCCAGTTCCTCACCTCGCTGGAACGTGCGTTCCTGTAG
- a CDS encoding MFS transporter, with protein METPFLATARPTRKLLGLEWPSHVTPAERRSLIAGGLGWMLDAMDVMLYSLVLSNLIQVLAMDKTTAGMLNSLTLFASAVGGFLFGFIADRIGRVRALMATILVYSLSSAACGLSQAIWQLALFRFILGLGLGGEWTAGAALVAETWPPEHRGKALGLVQSTWAIGEMIAAAAVALILPRFGWRAVFFFGVVPALLVFWIRRGVPESEIWKASAEQRKTSLKELWKPGTRRHGIIATAMNAAGMFGYWGLFTWIPAYLSLPLSEGGRGLNLTQTTAWLIVMGVGKWLGYILFGFIADIIGRRPTYIGYLLIAAGLTPLYGIAHQPLWLLFLGPFVAFFGTGFFSGFSAIASEIFPTSIRATAMGISYNAGRGLSALAPFTIGFLAHTYGLGYAFFLTAAAFLVGAILAFFLPETKGKQLQ; from the coding sequence GTGGAAACCCCATTCCTTGCCACAGCACGTCCCACGCGCAAGCTGCTGGGACTCGAATGGCCGTCGCACGTCACGCCCGCCGAGCGCCGCTCGCTCATCGCCGGCGGCCTCGGCTGGATGCTCGACGCCATGGACGTGATGCTCTACTCCCTGGTGTTGAGCAACTTGATTCAGGTGCTGGCTATGGACAAGACGACTGCCGGCATGTTGAACTCGCTCACCCTCTTTGCCTCGGCCGTGGGCGGATTCCTTTTCGGTTTCATTGCCGACCGTATCGGCCGCGTGCGGGCATTGATGGCCACCATCCTGGTCTATTCCCTTTCGAGCGCGGCCTGCGGGCTTTCCCAGGCCATTTGGCAGCTCGCCCTTTTCCGGTTCATCCTCGGCCTGGGCTTGGGAGGAGAGTGGACTGCCGGCGCGGCGCTCGTAGCGGAAACCTGGCCGCCCGAGCATCGCGGCAAGGCGCTCGGGCTTGTCCAGTCCACCTGGGCCATCGGCGAGATGATTGCCGCCGCTGCTGTGGCGCTGATCTTGCCACGATTTGGTTGGCGGGCGGTATTCTTCTTCGGTGTTGTCCCTGCCTTGCTGGTTTTCTGGATACGCCGCGGCGTCCCGGAGTCGGAGATCTGGAAAGCAAGCGCGGAGCAACGGAAAACCTCGCTCAAAGAATTATGGAAACCCGGCACCCGCCGGCACGGCATCATCGCCACCGCTATGAACGCGGCGGGCATGTTCGGCTACTGGGGATTGTTCACCTGGATCCCCGCCTATCTCTCGCTGCCCCTATCCGAAGGCGGGCGAGGCCTAAACCTGACGCAGACTACCGCCTGGTTGATCGTCATGGGAGTGGGTAAGTGGCTCGGCTACATCCTGTTTGGTTTTATCGCTGACATCATAGGGCGGCGACCCACTTACATCGGCTATCTTTTGATCGCCGCGGGCCTCACCCCGCTTTACGGCATCGCGCACCAACCGCTCTGGCTATTGTTTCTTGGGCCCTTTGTCGCATTCTTCGGCACCGGCTTTTTCTCCGGCTTTAGTGCCATCGCCAGCGAAATCTTTCCCACCTCGATTCGCGCCACCGCCATGGGAATCTCCTATAACGCTGGTCGTGGCCTGAGCGCCCTGGCTCCATTCACCATCGGCTTCCTCGCGCATACCTACGGCCTCGGCTATGCCTTTTTCCTGACGGCAGCAGCGTTTTTGGTCGGCGCGATTTTGGCTTTCTTCCTGCCGGAAACCAAGGGCAAGCAACTCCAATGA
- a CDS encoding DUF4870 domain-containing protein — MPHCTKCGTMVADNAAYCPNCGQAQGVPGGAAGAPATQPGTGLQENVAGLLCYVLGWITGLIFFVIDKRPYVRFHAAQAIVTFGGLHLLQIILGGWIFGRGMFHWGFFGMGALSGLIGLVSLVLWILLMVKAYQGERFKVPLAGDLAEKLAAR, encoded by the coding sequence ATGCCACATTGCACCAAGTGCGGAACGATGGTGGCCGACAACGCCGCTTACTGCCCCAACTGCGGGCAGGCCCAAGGCGTGCCTGGCGGAGCGGCCGGCGCGCCGGCGACTCAGCCGGGAACCGGCCTTCAAGAGAACGTCGCGGGACTACTTTGCTATGTGCTTGGCTGGATTACGGGGCTCATTTTTTTTGTGATCGACAAGCGTCCCTACGTCCGCTTCCACGCGGCGCAAGCGATCGTCACCTTCGGTGGACTCCATCTCCTCCAGATCATCCTCGGCGGATGGATCTTTGGCCGCGGGATGTTCCATTGGGGCTTCTTCGGCATGGGAGCGCTGAGCGGCCTTATCGGACTCGTCTCGCTGGTGCTGTGGATTCTGCTGATGGTCAAAGCCTACCAGGGCGAACGATTCAAGGTGCCGTTGGCGGGCGATCTGGCCGAGAAACTCGCCGCTCGATAA
- a CDS encoding MBL fold metallo-hydrolase codes for MKARFWGVRGSVPTPSPAHLRYGGNTLCVEVRTGGPETGAPEPGKGEIMIFDCGTGFRLLGNALMKEFGGRPIRAHIFLSHFHWDHVQGLRFFAPLYQPGNRIHFYSFHSFQPRGQETLRQLIRNPLYPVESKVLSSVVRFQDVHGQKAVVDGAVVTVRRLNHPHGSLGFRLDSGQQVIVYASDHEPDGKHLDASLVELAEGADLLIYDAQYTPEEYASSRRGWGHSTWQHAVDLARRARVKKLVLYHHDPDHDDAAIDEIVKQASKHFGDVTGAAEGSVVDLSGTDSCESGSPAQPFPAGAVLGDVPAGEAALSASGLPDLGVWPAGITSGRWGEQEALWTGPLSEASGEAVKELPDARHGWDQAVFFEEEVVPAEIPVDTIPLYSGEPIASPIRASPPAARPILPWAVRNLDWEKLIPERAVPDRRGCERVRMDGVAARAIVFRGEQRIPARVLDMSFGGLALDFEEHWILPGEFRAELHVPVLPGGTIRLWPIYANLNEKGMRVGCRFTTNSSRERIAGLPRSNPGWSENEPRGLGAD; via the coding sequence ATGAAGGCGCGGTTCTGGGGAGTTCGCGGGTCGGTGCCTACGCCTTCGCCGGCCCATCTTCGCTACGGCGGCAACACCCTTTGTGTCGAGGTGCGGACCGGCGGGCCGGAAACGGGCGCGCCCGAGCCAGGCAAGGGCGAAATCATGATCTTCGATTGCGGGACAGGATTTCGCTTGCTGGGGAACGCGCTGATGAAGGAATTCGGCGGGCGGCCCATTCGCGCCCACATCTTTCTCTCCCATTTCCACTGGGATCATGTCCAGGGGCTGCGCTTCTTCGCGCCGCTCTACCAGCCCGGCAACCGCATCCACTTCTACTCCTTCCATAGCTTTCAGCCCCGCGGGCAGGAAACGTTGCGGCAACTCATCCGCAATCCCCTCTATCCGGTCGAAAGCAAGGTCCTGTCGTCGGTGGTGCGCTTTCAGGATGTGCACGGGCAGAAGGCGGTGGTGGATGGGGCGGTGGTGACCGTGCGCCGGCTGAACCACCCTCACGGCTCGCTGGGCTTTCGCCTGGACTCCGGCCAGCAAGTGATCGTTTACGCAAGCGACCACGAACCCGATGGCAAGCATCTTGACGCAAGCCTCGTCGAGCTGGCCGAGGGCGCTGACTTGCTCATCTACGACGCCCAATACACCCCGGAAGAATATGCATCCTCCCGGCGCGGCTGGGGACACAGCACCTGGCAGCACGCGGTGGATTTGGCGCGACGGGCGCGCGTGAAGAAGCTGGTGCTCTACCACCACGACCCGGACCACGACGACGCCGCCATAGACGAAATTGTCAAGCAGGCAAGCAAACACTTTGGGGATGTGACCGGCGCGGCCGAGGGAAGCGTGGTGGACCTTTCCGGAACCGATTCCTGCGAATCGGGCTCTCCTGCCCAGCCGTTTCCGGCGGGGGCGGTGCTTGGCGATGTTCCCGCCGGGGAGGCTGCTTTATCTGCATCGGGCTTACCGGATTTGGGCGTGTGGCCTGCGGGTATAACCTCCGGACGCTGGGGAGAGCAGGAAGCCTTGTGGACGGGCCCCTTGAGCGAAGCTTCGGGAGAAGCCGTCAAAGAGTTGCCGGATGCCCGCCACGGGTGGGACCAGGCGGTTTTTTTCGAAGAGGAAGTGGTTCCGGCTGAGATCCCGGTGGATACCATCCCCCTTTATTCAGGAGAGCCCATCGCCAGCCCGATCCGGGCGAGCCCGCCTGCGGCGCGGCCGATTTTGCCGTGGGCTGTCCGGAATCTGGATTGGGAGAAGCTCATACCGGAACGGGCCGTTCCCGACCGGCGAGGATGCGAACGGGTAAGGATGGACGGTGTGGCTGCCCGCGCAATCGTCTTCCGGGGCGAGCAGAGAATTCCGGCGCGCGTCCTGGACATGAGCTTTGGCGGGCTCGCGCTCGATTTCGAAGAGCATTGGATTTTGCCCGGTGAGTTTCGCGCCGAGCTGCACGTGCCGGTGTTGCCGGGGGGCACGATTCGCCTGTGGCCGATCTACGCGAACTTAAATGAAAAGGGGATGCGCGTGGGCTGCCGGTTCACCACGAACAGTTCCCGCGAAAGGATTGCTGGCCTGCCGCGATCCAACCCGGGCTGGTCAGAAAATGAGCCCCGAGGCCTCGGGGCGGATTGA
- a CDS encoding tetratricopeptide repeat protein, translating to MSPPPRTPLGTPPSASAKPSASEFLLALEPGCEFGPRYRIESLIGEGGMGRVYRAYDKDLSRIVALKLLRPGLTTEPSAMQRFKQELLLARSISHKNILRIHDLGDASGVKFISMAYVEGEDLHQVLKKRGRLPVDRAVNIARQLCRALEAAHGEGVVHRDLKPQNVLIDQADNVYVSDFGLAKSLEADAAGMTRTGEFLGTPRYMSPEQVEGKAVDHRSDLYSLGLILYDMVTGEAAFPGDSGLEVMYQRLKQDPKNPKLLNPDLPDYLARITLRCLERAPARRYQHAREILADLEAARAPSPSRSVQVSLPMPTRRGWFLAAGALLMLVILALALPPARHFILGRPAGAVTPAAIPALTQGQYLAVLPFRVLGDPASLGYVADGLVEALSAKLFQLKDARVASAAAVEKASKKESLEKTARALGVNLIVHGTVQGTGEKIRIIVNLEDVAGGRRLWTEEFSGVTQDLLTLEDQIYSKMVAALNLKPTDEELARGASHPTENIEAYDLYLKGRNAMRGQQDVKNIEAASRFYEEALKKDRGFALAYAGIADASLLMYREKKDSFWSQKALAAAQQAQRLNDNLAEVHFSLGSVYKATGKAAEAIAQLQRALQLAPNSDEGYRRLGGAYLASGRKEEAIQAYQKATQVNPYYWLNHNALGAAYTQLGENEKALASFGRVTELEPDNAAGYENVGAAHFRRGEFQECIPAFQKALQLQPYYSTYSNLGTAYFYLKRYNESVQMFEKAVEMNPNEEVAMGNLADAYRWSGQKEKAPATYDKAIALAYKELQVNPRSAITLGNLALYYAKKGNPNRGLDFMRRARSIDRTNVDLIYKEAIVNALASRPSDALKALREAFQRGYSTAEAKSDPELGTLQGRPEFAELVGESSGKSR from the coding sequence ATGTCGCCACCGCCCCGAACCCCTCTGGGGACTCCACCCTCCGCGAGCGCCAAGCCTTCGGCGTCGGAGTTCCTGCTCGCGCTCGAGCCCGGCTGCGAGTTCGGCCCGCGCTACCGGATCGAATCGCTCATCGGCGAAGGAGGGATGGGCAGGGTCTATCGGGCCTACGATAAGGACCTCAGCCGCATCGTTGCCCTCAAGCTCTTGCGGCCCGGGCTGACCACCGAACCGAGCGCCATGCAACGCTTCAAGCAGGAACTCCTGTTGGCGAGGAGCATCTCCCACAAGAACATTTTGCGGATCCACGATCTGGGCGATGCCAGCGGTGTGAAGTTCATCTCGATGGCTTACGTCGAGGGCGAGGATCTGCATCAGGTGTTGAAGAAGCGGGGACGCTTGCCCGTTGATCGCGCCGTGAATATTGCGCGGCAGCTCTGCCGAGCGCTTGAAGCCGCCCACGGCGAAGGCGTGGTGCACCGCGACCTGAAACCGCAGAACGTCTTGATTGACCAAGCCGACAATGTGTACGTTTCCGACTTTGGCCTGGCCAAGTCGCTCGAAGCCGATGCCGCCGGAATGACCCGCACCGGAGAGTTCCTCGGCACGCCGCGCTATATGTCGCCGGAGCAGGTGGAGGGCAAGGCGGTGGACCACCGCAGCGATCTCTACTCCCTGGGGCTCATCCTTTACGACATGGTCACCGGCGAGGCGGCTTTCCCCGGCGACTCCGGGCTTGAGGTGATGTACCAACGTCTCAAGCAAGACCCCAAGAACCCGAAGCTGTTGAATCCGGATCTGCCCGACTACCTCGCCCGCATCACCCTGCGCTGCTTGGAGCGGGCTCCTGCCCGGCGCTACCAGCACGCCCGCGAGATTCTTGCCGACCTGGAAGCCGCCCGCGCCCCTTCGCCTTCCCGCTCCGTGCAGGTCTCTTTGCCGATGCCGACTCGGCGCGGTTGGTTCCTGGCCGCGGGCGCCCTGCTCATGCTGGTCATCCTCGCTCTGGCCCTTCCGCCGGCGCGCCACTTCATCCTTGGCCGACCTGCCGGAGCGGTTACGCCCGCCGCCATCCCGGCCCTCACTCAAGGCCAATACCTCGCCGTGCTCCCGTTCCGCGTGTTGGGCGATCCGGCATCGCTCGGCTACGTTGCCGACGGTCTGGTCGAAGCACTCTCCGCCAAGCTGTTCCAGCTTAAGGACGCCCGGGTCGCTTCAGCGGCTGCGGTCGAAAAGGCCAGCAAAAAGGAATCCTTGGAGAAGACGGCTCGCGCCTTGGGCGTCAATCTCATCGTCCACGGGACCGTACAGGGAACAGGAGAAAAGATTCGCATCATTGTGAACCTGGAGGACGTGGCTGGCGGCCGGCGTTTGTGGACGGAAGAGTTTTCGGGCGTGACGCAGGATCTACTCACGCTGGAAGACCAGATTTACAGCAAGATGGTGGCGGCGCTGAACCTCAAGCCTACCGACGAAGAGTTGGCCCGGGGCGCAAGCCATCCTACGGAGAATATTGAGGCCTACGACCTGTACCTCAAGGGCCGAAATGCCATGCGCGGCCAGCAGGACGTCAAGAACATTGAGGCGGCGAGCCGATTCTATGAGGAGGCGCTCAAAAAAGACCGTGGCTTTGCCCTGGCCTATGCCGGCATAGCCGATGCCAGCTTGCTCATGTACCGGGAGAAGAAGGATAGCTTCTGGTCGCAGAAGGCTTTGGCGGCCGCTCAGCAAGCGCAGCGACTGAACGACAATCTGGCAGAAGTCCATTTTTCGCTGGGAAGCGTGTATAAGGCGACTGGCAAAGCTGCCGAAGCGATCGCGCAATTACAACGCGCTTTGCAACTGGCGCCGAATTCCGACGAAGGCTACCGCCGCCTGGGTGGAGCCTACCTGGCCAGCGGCCGGAAGGAGGAAGCCATCCAGGCCTATCAGAAGGCCACGCAAGTGAATCCGTATTACTGGCTCAACCACAATGCGCTCGGCGCCGCCTATACCCAGTTGGGAGAGAACGAGAAAGCTCTCGCCAGCTTTGGCCGCGTTACGGAGCTCGAACCGGACAATGCCGCTGGCTACGAGAACGTCGGTGCGGCTCATTTTCGCCGGGGGGAATTTCAGGAGTGTATCCCTGCCTTTCAGAAGGCGCTCCAGCTCCAGCCCTACTACAGTACCTACTCGAACCTCGGTACAGCTTACTTCTACTTGAAGCGGTATAACGAATCCGTCCAGATGTTTGAAAAGGCAGTCGAGATGAATCCCAACGAAGAGGTGGCGATGGGCAACCTGGCGGATGCGTACCGATGGTCGGGACAGAAGGAGAAAGCCCCGGCCACCTACGACAAGGCTATCGCGCTGGCCTACAAGGAACTTCAGGTGAACCCGCGTAGCGCCATCACCCTGGGGAACCTGGCCCTGTACTACGCGAAAAAAGGAAACCCGAACCGCGGGCTCGATTTCATGCGCCGCGCCCGCTCCATTGACCGGACCAACGTGGACCTGATCTATAAAGAGGCTATCGTGAATGCCTTGGCCAGCCGTCCCAGCGATGCTCTGAAAGCCCTTCGGGAAGCCTTCCAGAGAGGATATTCCACCGCAGAAGCAAAAAGCGACCCTGAGCTCGGCACTCTTCAGGGCCGTCCGGAGTTTGCAGAACTTGTTGGAGAATCAAGCGGCAAGTCCCGCTAG
- a CDS encoding PEP-CTERM sorting domain-containing protein — protein sequence MRSFRAALLAGFLVLFTHFALAETILPPDPSIIIRGATGDSTSVGLSFTFQADPEGLGFLSFVNASGQDWFRLDIVTTPPFTPGDPCFPIAHSSDVFASSSCSSMGGGQVLLSFFGIVNEGIFPGILSGSHFTIDLGSDPLLAWTPNEQFDATANVPEPATVVLFLTGAGMMAARRRFRKGLHSRV from the coding sequence ATGAGAAGTTTCCGCGCCGCTCTCTTGGCAGGTTTTCTTGTTCTCTTTACCCACTTTGCCCTGGCCGAGACAATCCTTCCCCCGGACCCGTCCATCATCATTCGCGGCGCCACTGGCGATTCTACGTCTGTCGGACTTAGCTTCACCTTCCAGGCAGACCCCGAGGGCCTCGGGTTTCTCTCATTTGTGAATGCGAGCGGCCAGGATTGGTTCCGGCTGGACATCGTGACCACACCACCCTTCACACCTGGCGACCCGTGCTTTCCCATCGCGCACAGCTCGGATGTCTTTGCCAGTTCTAGTTGCTCCAGCATGGGTGGCGGTCAGGTGCTCCTGAGTTTCTTCGGCATTGTGAACGAGGGCATTTTCCCCGGTATTCTGAGCGGGAGCCATTTCACCATTGACCTGGGTTCAGATCCGTTGCTAGCGTGGACACCCAACGAGCAGTTCGACGCGACAGCCAATGTGCCGGAACCGGCCACGGTGGTGCTGTTTCTGACAGGGGCTGGGATGATGGCGGCGCGGCGGAGGTTTCGCAAGGGTCTTCACTCCCGCGTCTAG
- a CDS encoding type II toxin-antitoxin system RelE/ParE family toxin has translation MIKTFRCEETQKLYRRIRSKRFQAIERVARRKLRQLDSAAELRDLAAPPGNRLKAVHGDREGQRSIRINDQWRICFVWRDGDAYDVEIVDYH, from the coding sequence GTGATCAAGACGTTTCGCTGCGAAGAGACGCAGAAGCTGTACCGGCGAATTCGCAGCAAGCGTTTTCAGGCTATTGAACGTGTCGCACGGCGAAAGCTGCGCCAATTGGACAGTGCGGCGGAACTGCGTGACCTAGCAGCGCCTCCAGGCAACCGCTTGAAAGCTGTGCACGGCGACCGAGAAGGACAACGCAGCATTCGGATCAACGATCAGTGGCGCATCTGCTTTGTCTGGCGAGACGGGGATGCCTACGACGTGGAGATTGTGGATTATCATTAG
- a CDS encoding HigA family addiction module antitoxin: MAKSEKLPPIHPGEILREDFMRPLGLSMNKLALNLRVPVTRIAEIVHERRGITPDTALRLARYFNTSARFWLNAQAAYDLEVAQDELQRSIERDVQPLPAAEHRSRP; this comes from the coding sequence ATGGCCAAGTCTGAAAAGCTGCCGCCGATCCACCCGGGTGAGATTTTGCGCGAGGACTTCATGCGGCCGCTCGGCCTGAGCATGAACAAGCTGGCGCTGAACCTTCGTGTGCCGGTGACGCGCATCGCGGAGATCGTCCACGAGCGCCGCGGCATTACGCCCGATACGGCTCTGCGGCTCGCCCGCTACTTCAACACCAGCGCGCGGTTCTGGCTGAACGCCCAAGCGGCCTATGATCTTGAAGTCGCCCAGGATGAGCTCCAGCGCAGCATTGAACGCGACGTGCAGCCCCTGCCCGCTGCCGAACACCGCTCGCGACCCTGA